From the genome of Hymenobacter cellulosilyticus, one region includes:
- a CDS encoding 2Fe-2S iron-sulfur cluster-binding protein → MLNVVEITHETADAATIHLERPDRQPVACEPGQFLTLILPCGPGGKKERRAYSLSSTPSEAPRLSVTVKRVSGGLVSNYLLDTVKVGQQLEVMPPLGNFTLKTSPKAARSIVLVGAGSGITPLMSMLKAVVRDEPQSHVLLVYGNRNEESVIFRQQLQQLEAQAGGRLQVEHVFSQPTSPTSGHRHTGRLNRTTLLRILEQRHQFPAQQAEYYLCGPEGLMTEARAALDLLGVPAARIQRESFVAAAETSEAAAGQPSGHGDVSDAADDKITAHTVTIHYEGAEYEIEVKPSQTILEAALDQDIDLPYSCQAGLCTACRGKCLSGKVHLDEREGLSDSEMKQGYVLICVGHPVTSDVVIEID, encoded by the coding sequence ATGCTTAACGTTGTGGAAATCACCCACGAAACCGCCGATGCCGCCACCATTCACCTCGAACGGCCCGACCGCCAGCCCGTAGCCTGCGAGCCCGGCCAGTTCCTGACCCTGATTCTGCCCTGCGGACCGGGTGGCAAAAAAGAACGGCGGGCGTATTCGCTCAGCAGCACCCCATCGGAGGCCCCGCGCCTGTCGGTTACGGTGAAACGGGTAAGCGGTGGCCTGGTCAGCAACTACCTGCTCGACACGGTGAAAGTAGGCCAGCAGCTGGAAGTAATGCCGCCTTTGGGCAACTTTACCCTCAAAACCAGCCCCAAAGCGGCCCGCTCCATCGTGCTGGTGGGCGCCGGCAGCGGCATCACTCCACTTATGTCCATGCTCAAGGCCGTGGTGCGCGATGAGCCCCAGAGCCACGTGCTGCTTGTGTACGGCAACCGCAACGAGGAATCGGTAATTTTCCGCCAGCAGCTTCAGCAGCTGGAAGCCCAGGCCGGCGGCCGCCTGCAGGTCGAGCACGTGTTCAGCCAGCCTACCAGCCCCACTTCGGGCCACCGCCACACCGGCCGCCTCAACCGCACTACGCTGCTGCGCATTCTGGAGCAGCGCCACCAGTTTCCGGCCCAGCAGGCCGAATATTACCTCTGCGGCCCCGAGGGCCTGATGACCGAAGCCCGTGCCGCCCTCGATTTGCTCGGGGTGCCCGCCGCCCGCATTCAGCGCGAGAGTTTCGTGGCTGCGGCCGAAACCAGTGAAGCCGCCGCCGGCCAGCCTTCCGGCCACGGGGACGTATCGGATGCGGCCGACGACAAAATCACGGCCCACACCGTCACCATTCACTACGAGGGTGCTGAGTACGAAATCGAGGTGAAGCCCAGCCAGACCATTCTGGAAGCGGCCCTCGACCAGGACATCGACCTGCCTTACAGCTGCCAGGCCGGCCTGTGCACTGCCTGCCGCGGCAAGTGCCTCTCGGGCAAAGTGCATCTGGATGAGCGCGAAGGCCTGTCCGATTCGGAAATGAAGCAGGGCTACGTACTGATTTGCGTTGGCCACCCCGTAACCAGCGACGTGGTTATCGAAATTGACTAA
- a CDS encoding M3 family oligoendopeptidase: MMNTASETVLASATDTQRPPRQYLPESFSVTDWESLEPYFVELRDRQIASAHELERWLLDRSELESVLSEDLAWRYIRMTCDTQDQDRADSFQYFVSEIEPNVAPYDHALNEKMIGSPFLDGLDPQRYRIFVRSVRQALEIYRPENIPLKTEISTKQQQYAATVGAMTVTLDGEEMTLPRASDRLKNPDRAVREEAYRAVQQRRLQDSKPLDQLFTDLVTLRHRMARNAGFANFRDYMFAALGRFDYTAEDCFAFHRAIRETVVPLIDDIDLERRQDLNLPELRPWDLDVDVTGKAPLRPFETGAELLEKTITVFQRLDPYLGDCLKTMRQMGHLDLESRKGKAPGGYNYPLDETGVPFIFMNATSSLRDVITMLHEGGHAVHSFLTRSLPLSADKHPPSEVAELASMSMELISMDQWDLFFPDEDELRRAKKTHLESVLETFPWVATIDKFQHWVYENPEHTEAERHAQWTRTFDEFNQRTVSWQGLENYKPYLWQKQLHLYEVPFYYIEYAMAQLGAIAVWRNFRQNPQEGLEAYKRALALGYTAPIGEIYAAAGIRFDFSTEYLRTLADFVREEMAKL, from the coding sequence ATGATGAATACCGCCTCCGAAACTGTCCTCGCTTCGGCCACTGATACGCAGCGCCCGCCGCGTCAGTATTTGCCCGAGTCTTTCTCCGTAACCGACTGGGAATCACTTGAGCCTTATTTTGTGGAACTCCGCGACCGGCAGATTGCCTCGGCCCACGAGCTGGAGCGCTGGCTGCTGGATCGGAGCGAGCTGGAAAGCGTGCTGAGCGAAGACCTGGCCTGGCGCTACATCCGCATGACCTGCGACACGCAAGATCAGGACCGGGCCGACTCGTTTCAGTACTTCGTCAGCGAGATTGAGCCCAACGTGGCGCCCTACGACCACGCCCTCAACGAGAAGATGATCGGCTCGCCGTTTCTGGACGGCCTCGACCCGCAGCGCTACCGCATTTTTGTGCGCTCGGTGCGGCAGGCTCTGGAAATTTACCGGCCCGAGAACATCCCGCTCAAAACCGAAATCAGCACCAAGCAGCAGCAGTACGCCGCCACCGTGGGCGCCATGACTGTGACCCTGGACGGGGAGGAAATGACCTTGCCCCGGGCTTCGGACCGCCTGAAGAACCCCGACCGGGCCGTGCGCGAAGAAGCTTACCGGGCCGTGCAGCAGCGTCGTCTGCAGGATTCCAAGCCCCTGGATCAGCTCTTCACCGACCTGGTAACCCTGCGTCACCGCATGGCCCGCAACGCCGGGTTTGCCAACTTCCGCGACTATATGTTTGCCGCCCTGGGCCGGTTCGATTACACCGCCGAGGACTGCTTTGCTTTCCACCGCGCCATCCGCGAAACCGTGGTGCCGCTCATTGACGACATTGATCTGGAGCGTCGGCAGGACCTGAACCTGCCCGAGCTGCGCCCCTGGGACCTCGACGTGGACGTAACCGGCAAAGCGCCGCTGCGCCCCTTCGAAACCGGTGCCGAGCTGCTCGAAAAGACCATCACCGTGTTTCAGCGCCTCGACCCGTATCTGGGTGACTGCCTGAAAACCATGCGGCAGATGGGCCACCTCGATTTGGAGTCGCGCAAGGGTAAGGCCCCGGGTGGTTACAACTACCCGCTGGACGAAACCGGCGTGCCGTTTATTTTCATGAACGCCACTTCCTCGCTACGCGACGTAATTACGATGCTGCACGAGGGTGGCCACGCGGTGCATTCTTTCCTGACCCGCTCCCTGCCGCTGTCGGCCGACAAGCATCCGCCGTCTGAAGTAGCCGAGCTGGCCTCGATGAGCATGGAGCTGATTTCGATGGATCAGTGGGACCTGTTCTTCCCGGATGAGGACGAACTGCGCCGGGCCAAGAAAACCCACCTGGAAAGCGTCCTGGAAACCTTCCCCTGGGTGGCCACCATCGACAAGTTTCAGCACTGGGTGTACGAAAACCCCGAGCACACCGAAGCCGAGCGCCACGCCCAGTGGACGCGCACCTTCGACGAGTTCAACCAGCGTACCGTGAGCTGGCAAGGGCTGGAAAACTACAAGCCCTACCTCTGGCAAAAGCAGCTGCACCTCTACGAAGTGCCTTTCTACTACATCGAGTACGCCATGGCCCAGCTCGGAGCCATTGCCGTGTGGCGCAACTTCCGCCAGAACCCGCAGGAGGGACTTGAAGCCTATAAGCGCGCCTTGGCATTGGGGTACACCGCGCCCATCGGCGAAATCTACGCTGCCGCCGGTATCCGCTTCGACTTCAGCACCGAGTACCTGCGCACCCTGGCCGACTTCGTGCGCGAGGAAATGGCCAAGCTGTAA
- a CDS encoding peptidoglycan DD-metalloendopeptidase family protein: MLERHQHEFGPVLPVDLNTPEVARLDFTAANPILATADLRDTEAFEALVARLLEDQNALIGVGGYLENRVIYRRSPGLFGDPAVPARSLHLGVDVWLRAGTPVLAPLEAVVHSVADNDNFGDYGPTVILQHELEDTTFYTLYGHLGRAEVALLRPGMTLEKGEKFAEVGPHPENGDWPPHLHFQVIANMLGREGDFPGVALPAEQEHWAQLCPDPNLILQASVLNTK; the protein is encoded by the coding sequence TTGCTCGAACGGCATCAGCACGAATTCGGGCCCGTGCTGCCCGTCGACCTGAATACCCCCGAAGTAGCCCGCCTCGATTTTACTGCTGCCAACCCTATTCTGGCCACCGCCGACCTGCGCGACACCGAAGCCTTCGAAGCGCTGGTAGCCCGGCTGCTCGAAGACCAGAACGCGCTGATCGGCGTGGGTGGCTACCTCGAAAACCGCGTTATCTACCGCCGCAGCCCCGGCCTCTTTGGCGACCCGGCCGTGCCGGCCCGTTCCCTGCACCTGGGCGTAGACGTGTGGCTGCGGGCCGGTACGCCGGTGCTGGCCCCGCTAGAGGCGGTAGTGCACAGCGTGGCCGACAACGACAACTTCGGCGACTACGGCCCCACTGTTATTCTGCAGCACGAGCTCGAAGACACCACGTTCTACACGCTCTACGGGCACCTGGGCCGGGCCGAAGTGGCCTTGCTGCGCCCCGGCATGACCCTGGAAAAAGGCGAGAAATTTGCCGAAGTTGGCCCCCACCCCGAAAACGGCGACTGGCCGCCCCACCTCCACTTCCAGGTTATTGCCAATATGCTGGGCCGGGAAGGCGACTTCCCGGGCGTGGCCCTACCAGCCGAGCAGGAGCACTGGGCTCAACTCTGCCCCGACCCCAACCTTATTTTGCAGGCCAGCGTGCTAAATACTAAGTAA
- a CDS encoding NAD(P)/FAD-dependent oxidoreductase encodes MRGEDVTWRLVQPAAGPGYVLAGDAAAILDPAAGHGVLKALMSGMMAAQTAVQMLTAGESPEPAAAYCAWLTAWFEHDAAHLRKWYSQLTVLVGSELA; translated from the coding sequence GTGCGTGGCGAGGACGTGACGTGGCGTTTGGTACAACCCGCCGCCGGGCCGGGCTACGTGCTGGCCGGCGATGCCGCCGCCATCCTGGACCCGGCTGCCGGCCACGGCGTGCTCAAAGCGTTGATGTCGGGGATGATGGCCGCGCAAACGGCGGTGCAGATGCTTACCGCCGGTGAATCACCCGAGCCAGCCGCCGCTTATTGCGCCTGGCTTACCGCCTGGTTTGAGCACGACGCTGCCCACTTGCGTAAGTGGTACAGCCAATTAACCGTTCTGGTAGGCAGCGAACTTGCATAG
- a CDS encoding NAD(P)/FAD-dependent oxidoreductase — protein MLVANSVLSVVDVLIVGGGPAGSAAAIWAARAGAQVVLLEHRAFPRARPGETLHPGVEPILHQLGVAAAVNAAGFLRHSGYWVRWGDSAPRFEQYGHDAHGPWLGYQAERATLDAVLLREAVRLGVQVRQPCQALDLLRAEDGRPVGIRTSQGLIRARVILDASGRQQWLARRLRLTIIPYSAPLTAYYGYLYQEAAARQEPSLLTDAGGWRWTAPCAPTS, from the coding sequence ATGCTGGTAGCCAACTCTGTACTGTCGGTGGTAGATGTGCTGATAGTCGGGGGCGGACCGGCGGGCAGTGCCGCGGCTATTTGGGCCGCCCGTGCGGGCGCCCAGGTGGTGCTGCTCGAGCACCGGGCGTTTCCCCGTGCCCGGCCCGGCGAAACCTTACATCCCGGCGTGGAGCCTATTCTGCACCAGCTGGGTGTGGCGGCAGCCGTGAATGCGGCCGGGTTTCTGCGCCACTCCGGCTACTGGGTGCGCTGGGGTGACAGCGCACCCCGCTTCGAGCAGTATGGCCACGATGCCCACGGGCCCTGGCTGGGCTACCAGGCCGAGCGTGCCACTCTCGATGCCGTATTGCTTCGGGAAGCAGTCCGCCTCGGGGTACAGGTACGCCAGCCATGCCAGGCCCTGGATTTGCTGCGCGCCGAAGATGGCCGTCCGGTCGGAATTCGTACCTCCCAAGGCCTGATAAGGGCGCGGGTGATACTGGATGCCTCCGGGCGGCAACAGTGGCTGGCCCGCCGCCTTCGCCTCACTATTATCCCCTATTCAGCGCCGCTGACAGCCTACTACGGCTATCTGTACCAAGAAGCAGCGGCCCGGCAGGAGCCTTCGTTGCTGACCGATGCCGGGGGCTGGCGCTGGACAGCCCCCTGCGCCCCGACCAGCTAG